The region TACTGTTCCTAACTTTATCTGCAACACCAAACACAAAACCCCAATACAATAAATTATACATTAGATAGACCTGTGAGGCTGTAATTGTACTCTTCCTAGAAATAAATAAACTCCGGTTCAGCTCTAGGGAAGCTTTTGgttcaaataaataattttttttttagttgtgcTCTGTCTAATCTAGAGAGCTAAATATCAAACAGCATCGATGCTTGTTAAGCTTCTCCGCAAGCTTTATCTTCGATCTACACCACTGGTTGTTGCCAGAAACACAACACCAATAACAACAGAGCACTAGCTCTTAAACTCAGAACAAGAACAATAATGTATCTTTGAAACTCTTGTGTCTTTATTGTAATGAATTGGAATCGTTACATAATAATGCATTACAATGTCTATCTATAGACTTGGTAACATAACAGAAAATACGGTCAGCTAGGCTGACCAATCCTATGTAACTAAAGTCTTGATCAGATAAAATGAGACTGACCAATAACTAGACACAATCTAACAATTACTAAGAGTAGCAATTAAACTAACAATGCTTCAATCATCCAGGATGCAATATAATACATGCTATGTATTTGTTTTGCTCTGTCTAATCTAAAGAGCTAAATATCAAAGAGCATTGCTGCTTCAATCTCCCCGGATACAATATAATACATGTAATGTATACCAATCTATTTTTTTTAGCATCCTAAAATTCTGCAACACGAGGTTTGAAATATTTATAAACATTTCAACAACTATTTAGAGTGTGAACCTGATGATGCAATTTGCAGACTATGCATACCACTATACCAACCTTATTAAAGTATTCTTAAAGCATCTTAATTACCTGGAAAAGCCGCAACTCAAACCGAGGACCAATCTCCTTGAGCTCAACGGACTTTGGACCGGACTGCTTCTCATAAATATGATGCCTATAATTATGTTATATTGATTAGTTAACTTGTATTGGAATGTGACACTAGGCTACAACAAGATCCATATTCCATCTGATTATGTGATAGAACAAACCTAAATGAAATATAGTCAGACTGATTGGCAAAAGTAATTATGCGTTTTGTTTCTGGCTTTGGAGGAGGAAAGAGATGCTTCAAAATATTAGCTGCCCTTTCACCCACCTATAAACAGTTTAAAGtataagcgggccggagtcagtgggataaatagaagGTGCGGcgtaagggcgctaaccctagttatcatatgtgcattgattaatgatatgagatgatgtacttggtatgctgaatacttgaacaacatgaatgtctgaactgttgagtatatgtttatactgtgtgagttatctggttgtttgcttaatgattatgctctgctattgtgttttcttgctgggccttggttcacgggtgctacgcggtgcaggtaaaggcaagggcaagttggaccaatcctgagatggagagctgcggggctgaatgtacataatcagttgatcggccgccacggccgaggagtggatcgggacaagaaaagcttaattgtctgtttGGCCTCAGAGTGCctaataactgtattttaatcccaAAATTTTGTAGattgtcttttaactttactacttttgcgATCCCATGTAAGgaaaaatgtttgtttataagtaatgaagcttttgagaccaaaatcttttaatcctacctcaactgtagtttcaataacacatttcaaattaaatgactttattagcaagtcttgcacctttataaacacacagtgtagcggtcttggctatccagggcattccaacctctctcatgaatctttgaatgtagtctttcagggattcatctttcccttgtttgaTGTCCgctaactgattggcataaactggttgaatatGCCCAGCACTAAAGACTTTacagaattccttcctgaactgctcccaggaagtgatggaaccaagtttgaatttccaataccattcttgagctAAGTCAGAGAGTGTGgcagggaataccctgcacctataatcatgctccacaccgagtaactccatctgatcttcgaacttcccaatgtgtcatACTGGGTCCTCTTTCCCAGTGTATGTAGAAAGTTTTGTGGTTTTGTATTTTTgtggtggttgggcagcttggatcttggtaCTAAAAAGACTCCCACTCCTATGAGCCAGCTCAAAatctgaaggtttctttgttaaACCTTGAACAGccataacgagtgcatctatttgagcatgcactgctggtgggatcgttGCTCAAGGTGTGGTAGGTGTCACTGGTACCCCCTCTTGAGTGCTGGTCCttctgttgatgacctccctcaaacctgaggttgtgcatctttccccagcctatcgaaCATAGTATTGGTGTTATTCATCGGTTTTTTTCCCTTGCGAgattgagggtgtaggggtggtaggtccgccttgcccttgTCAGTGCGACCCTGCCCTTGAGCCTCTCCTcttacatgactttgagactttgagcggccatttccattcctgtcacgcctcttagatgtttgaccctcatctccggtgttgtttcgtctgtccccctgggagggggccttcgggctGGTAATACTCCCACtctgagatgaagtgttattttTCTAAGTCATGGAGGAGGTAGTCTTGGACTATGCTTCTACATgttgtctctgggaaagtggtttTGAAAGTGTCCTTGGGGTtatactcctcccctgggactctctgttactgttgtctcgcattcctgctACTTTAGCCTGAGTCTCCCTCATCGCCTGAGAAGCAGCTTCAGTGTTAGCTCAggctaactgagtagccgccTCCAAGGCCACAACAACCTCTTGGTGTCTTAACATTTTCCCAGAGGTTtttatcgtgcattatccaccacgatctagagaaacaatgaaagacccatgatctcataatcatggggaggtggacacgtatctccactaccttaTAATCATGTACTAAACCACGATCCTAGTATGATTGGTCATGTAACAATccctaggtactataaataaaggacctagggcTTCATTATGAAAGAAAAGGCTCTTTTATGGACTTTTGGACTCTTTTCTGGATCTCTTTTTCtagaattttgggagaaaaatctttCTGTCGAGTAAACTCATCAATTCGTACTTGTAATTGTCgatcgagtaattcaatactaaagactaagtggattaggttattactgttcatcagaacagggctgagcTACTATAAAATTTCTCTGTGTTTTTTtgagataatcgtactctgtcgtttattctatttatttcgtttaaaaggtgtcgtatattgtacatacgaccgttggccaatttcacaggtcaacatggATCATTAAGAATATTGAGGATAGAGGGTGGTTGGGATCTTTAACTGGGTTTGGTGGTTTTATCCCTCGAGTTGTTTAGGAATTCTATGCTAATCTTAATGATGAATTGTTTGATAGCAAGTCTTTTATGTTTGATCAAGTTTATGTTCGGGGCCATTGGTATTTATTTAGTGCAGCTAAAATTGCCAAGGTACTCAATGTGCcttctctgtaaatgtgcattaTCAAAATTATGAtggtgattgttgattaagcttgttgaatgccttatatctggattaTTTGACTTATGCTATATGCATGTTTCgtgctggtcgtgaagctctgacttatcagtcatgattggCAATAGTACTgaatgctggtcgtaaagcactgacttattagtcaagagcggCAGTAGTGCATTGAGTGCTGGTCAATATgaatagatctaatcaacaagaaCATTATATGCTTGTTCGACCCCATACTCgaggaaaactaaagcgcttggctagtctaaggctaaTTACTCAGAGTCAAGActataaggcccaggtgacttgatgatcacatggcttagggcacatGTCCCTAGAATGACTccatagtcatctattcaaggcacaAGACCACATGTTTACTccatagtcatctattcagggcacaggaccccaggttgactccatggtcatctattcagggtatAGGACCACAGGTttactccatggtcatctattcagggcacaggaccctaggttgactccatggtcatctattaggGCAAGGGACCCCAGGTTggctccatggtcatctattcaaggcgcaTGGCCAAAAATAACTAcaggtcatctattcagggcatagGAACCCAGGTTGAcccatggtcatctgattagggctacaagtcCCAAAATgatcccataatcatttatttgtacttgcttgcatgcatgaatagggttattactgctagtcatgcctattatgatttgatgacatgttatcatctgcttatgagcatgtttgagttttcttgctgagcctcggatcacgggtgctatgtggtgcatgtaaaggtaaaggaaagctagaccatccttgagttggagagcttaggtgaagatgtgtacatatgtagctgctcgaccaccacagccgagggtttaatgaggaactagggttaaaccctattttgccgcttaggtcggctggttgtaactcttttattgtaattaacttgtaaaatgtattttgggatcccaatgtatacagtaaacgttttagtgaaatgttgtatctttgaccaaaaattttaaccgtaaatcgttaatcacacttagttacacgattatggccaaatgactcatttagcgagtttagcactgtttaaaatacatagtataatgatccctgggtagtaggATGTTACACAACCTATCTCTCACACTCTCCATTCCTCTCTCTACTATggcgacaccaccaccaccaccaccgccactACCTCAccattgaagctctttttctcaCTCAAAAATTGTTTATCTCTATCATTTCTCCTTTGGTTCTCTACCCATGACCATCCTTTGGATTGAAGCACCATTGAAGCACCTACCCCCATTAACACCACAATTGAAGTACCCATTGAAGGGCTCGTCAAAATTGTGTGTTCTACATACAAATTTTAGGATTTTACATGATCTCGTCTTATAAATCTCatcaaaataccaaaattaaaacaaatcatctgaaacagacatttgagtgaaaagatATGAGCCTCCAAAGTTTAATTTCGTCAAATAATTTCAACGCAgaacatcgaaattgcatcgaaaaaacatcattttggctaaaaatcaagttttcatgatttcaTCGAAAGAGCATCGAAACAACATCAATTTTGTATCGTAATTGtatcgaaaaagcatcattttggccaaaaatcaagttttcattatTGCATCGAAACAACATCAATTTTGTATCGAAAAAGCATCGATCTTGCATCAAAAAAATATCGTTTTGaccaaaaattaagttttcatgattgcatcgcaagagcatcgaaccAACATCGATTTTGTATCGCTTTGCATCATTTTTCACTCGAAGTTCCAGATTTCACGAGATACTGCAAAATATCCTAAGATATTTATGTAGTCGACATTTGAATGtaatttttatgtattatttgaatttgtgATTAGTTGTAACAATCCCACACTACACATGTagtgcctagattaacttgtaaGGGCCCATAGTCGGTTAAGAGACTTTATAAATAAAGATCTCTCTCAGTCATCATTTCTAAGATAAATTTGTGCGCATTTTACATACAAAACTATACCgaattttattctttttctaccaggcttaagaaactcagttgaaccttgtTTCTCCTTGATCTTGAGTCTGAAACCtctttgattaataaaagtgcaagtggacgtaggtcattactaattcttgtggttgaaccactataaattatttgtatCGTTTTACTTGATTTCAGCTCGTTTAATTGATTCCTATCATATAATTTGACTTTGTATCGTTGATGAAAACGCTGATCAATAGTAACTATTGAAAACTCTTTCATTTATATATACTAAGTATaagtaacgtgcaatgcacgtttgcttagttttattttaaaattattatatttttttaattatcatttaaattttaaataaataaacaatatcatatattataaaagaacatTGGCTAAAgtcttaaaagaaataaataatatcataatttttattCAACAATATCATTAAACCAAGAATTCGTTAGATACACACTTTTTACATATAGAAATATGAtgcattctagttttaaagtAAATAATTTGATGTTGTTTAATAGTTTTAATTTTGGTGTTCATAATCAtttaaattttagtattttttatgttttgatttatatattatatatgataattttaattatttaattgaatttttttaaaaacaaacacagaaatttatatataaatatattattcaattaatggCTAGAACAATTAAAATAAGTGATTTCTCATTAAAATACCAAAGGACAAAATAACAAATATGTACATTTATGTCTTATGTCAATATTGCACATATGCTttgataaacaaaatatattaagtgacaatacaaataattaataaaagaaagaaaaacaaaattaaacacataaatatttttttgttatagtttttaaaatataattgatagagtagtttaatactttaatatgaaattttaaaatatgtgatgagaaattattatggtttatttattattattttttattttaaatttatttaccttatttagataatttttttaatatatttatcctTTTTTAGATGACTTTAATACTAACAgtgttagaaaacaataaaaaattattaaatctaACAGAAACTAAGAATTTCtgttaaactcacatttataatatataaagatatatatatatatatgatatttaatACTTTTTTGTTAAGATAATACTATATGTACACATAAAATACACACCTAagatataaattatatattatatgttcataataaaaatatataaacatatactattattattgttattattaattcatatactattattattattgttattattacttgtttatccaaaaaatagacaTAGTGATGTGGCATATAAAAATGGCATGTATCCCGATGGGTTAATTACACATAAAATGGCATGTTGTTCGAAGACAACAATTTAAATACATGTGTTACACCTAattttcgagaatagaaattatgatctcgaaagtcagactcgtaaaatgtaagctcgaaataagcaagtgCCATGTTATCAGTATTTACGTGGATTGGGTTTGACAGTCTCGCTTAGCATTAGGATGACGACAGACAGGGCCGGCCCTGGGCATAGGCGGGCTAGGCCCGTGCCTTGTTGCTTAATTTTaatacacgcaagtgcacgtatcatacaagtagtactcacacaggtgaggtcgaacccaagggaattgcagccaagtactaaccaaattggatttatatttctatttggcgacaataaaaattggtttttaaattaaattgtagaaaacacaacaagcaaaatcaacaaataagaaatttagggtttaacaatggatgtgaagatagggatatgatttcaattgcttcgattacccaattgttaacACTAGTTAACTACTCTTCTTCTTTCAATGAGATGACGGATTATAAaatcacctaaactcttttcagatcattTAGGTTCTAAATTGCATTGTCAACTATTGCATTTCTGAGATAGCACAACAAACAATTCGCATTAAGTAATAATCTACaagtcacataagctatgcgaatactttcgtttcgcatcaaaacctatgttcattcatttaatgcatttctttttttttagtgAAATTCCAAGTTGGCATGAATCATGAAATGGTTGAATATATTGACTGTTTATTGAAGATGATATGGTTAAGCTAAGACCAGAGAGACAATTATAGCTCATATTCATTTGTCTATAGTCCCACCACCCTCTGGGACAAATTCAAATTTTAGTCCAAAGTGTTGTTTCATCAATTTCACACTTTCTTGCACACTAGGCTAGGTAAATacctaatatattttaaaaaaaaaatcaaaacatcgtctatatattttttttaaataaattaaataagatattttttatttaaaaaaccaTTAAACCAAAAATTTGTTAGGAACACATTTTTTATGTATAAAAATATGTGCattctaattttaaaatttaataattttcttttagaaaaaatacaaatgaattttaatataataaaatattaaaaaattctaaattaaaattatgatgtgtcgccgctaatattataaatataaccgctaataatatttttaattagaaAAATTATCCGAAGTGATATCACTAGcgaagagtaatgatatgtgcacccaaaatctGTActtaaacattacacacagtgacgtggtaatgctttttaaaatagtgggtctcaattttaataaatgtgattaacTAAGTTAGTCTGCCACATCACTATGTgtaatatttatgtgcatattttttgtgcacatatcattactccaCTAACAAATATGCTTTGTGGCTACTAATAACAACACTTCTAATCGCCACTGATATAATCACTCCTAAAAATCATTTTTGTTATAGAAGTAGTGTATTATTTAGCAAAAGTGTTCTAAAAGAAAAATATGGTTTTGTAACTATAGTGGTTGGTGGCGTTGGTCACATAAATGCATTTAAAGTCAAGGCAATGGTTGTTGTTGGGGCCTAGCTAGCCTAGAAATCAACCCCCAACAAAGTCCACAATTCCCACCAACTTCACATGAATAATGAAATGGTTGGATATATTCACACTTTATTTATTGAAAATCAGGATTAGGACTAGAGATATAGGGCTGTTTgacattgttttatgtttttttttttaaattgtgtttttagaaataagaatagaaaataatttttgtagttttcaaaaatcaatagttgtttggttaatgttttataaaattaattttttaatattttttttaaaaaatatcttaaataaaaaattaatcaatatatttacaaagaaaaaaatcttttaaaaatttgtaataaataatgagataaagtaatgtgaaagaaaaaatgatgaaaaataaggaaaaattttgaggaagaaaaattgagaagggAGAAATTGATAcaagagaaagtgatgagagagaaaatagcgagatagaaaaaatgaggagagagaaaatgagaataTATGAAATGATTAGATaattgatgagagagaaaataaggagatcaaAAGTGATGAGAGCGATAGTGATGTTAGAGAAAGTGACGATAGAAAAAGTGACGATTGATAAATTAATGATAGaaaaaataatgtgaaataataataattaaaaatgtacTCTAgcctattttttaaagtcattttgcactctagcctagttttaataattctttgcaaaattaTCTCTtataatttagacagctagttgaaaatttagacaggtagtcgaaaaatttagacagctagtcaaAAAATTTAGACAATTTGTCAAATTTTAGACCgaagtcattttgcaaaaaattattaaaaatagctCAGAGTGCAAAACCACTTAAAAAAAGATGTTATTTTCACTTATTTCTCTTTTTTTATCTACAAATATTCCTCCTTTTACAATATTTGATTATCCTATCACATGCTAAGATTGCCATGACATGCATTCATGCAACCCCAAAGTATTGGAACATAGTCGTGGATGAATACAAAATCTAATTAAGACTTTTAATAGATAATTCTTAGATACACTTTCCAagtttagtttttgaattttcaAAAAAATCTTTGGGAACTTTTTTAATTAGGCGGGACTCGTTAAAATAAATTGTGGTCTTCAATCGATTGGGTTTTCAaaattattgaattttttaaaaagttaaaatGAAGCTATACACGTTAATAACATGATTTAGTCTCAATAAAATACAAAAAGAAGGAAATTGTTACAATTAATTCAAAGTCTAGACTTACTTAAATTCTTATTGTGGCATTTACTATTGTATCTACTgttgaacaaaaaaataaaatataataatatatattataaaatatattattataaaaagtgATATCAGTCAAATTAGTGAAGATGAATATATCCACTTTTCTCTCCACCTTCCCACATTCCACTCTCACTACTCTTCACATAACGTAAAATAGAGTTTATAAAAGGAGAAATAAATCAGACACAAAAgggaagagaaagaagaaaaaactgTCAAAATTCTAAGAGAGattactattaaaaaaaatacgagagaaattaaaaaatatatatacagagagataaaattttcttcttcggGGAATTCTCCAAAAGTAAGTACTAGGGCTTGCCCCTATTTATTCTCTTTTTTTGTCTTTGGTCCACTTTGACCTAGGCTTTTTAAGCCACAAAATGTCTCCAAAAGTGAGATATAGCCAAATGGCAaagaagaaaatataatttttctatGTAATTATGTTGCTCAAATTCTCCTAGAATTAAAATGgatttttcatatttttcatgGTTCACTTTGACCTAGGCTTCATTAGCCACAAAATGCATCTAAAAGTGAGATATAGTCATGGAAGATAtaataaatcataaaattcatatgCTGTTATGTCATCAAAATTTCTTAAAATGTAAATTTTGATCAAACAGTAAAATAAAGCAACGAAATTTCCCAATATCCAATAGTGCATTGGAATTCAATTAGTCTCTATATTAGGCAAAGGCCAAAAAATATTGGAAAAATTCCTCAATAggtctaaaaaaaaaagagttttgaaATCGGcagatataaaaaatatatatatatatattaatatggcCACAAAAAGAAGTCAGACTCAAAATGCGTGGGCTTCAAAAACAAAATCTATATACAATTATGTTCAATAGAAGAATCATTTCAATGCTTTATCATCATCTTGTACTTGCCTAGCTTTTATTTTTTTGAGAAGAGAAAAAATACATGGTTTTGGAACTATAGTGGCTGCTGGATTTCATACAAGTCAAGGCATATTCACACCAAGCCTAGGAAGCAGCCCTCAACAAAGTCCACACTATATTCACACCAAGTTGGCATGAATCATAAAATGGTTGAATATACTGACTGTTTATGAAGATGATATGGTTAAGACCAGAGATACAATTAGACCTCATATTCATTTGTCTATAGTCCCACCACCCTTCAAAAACGTCAGTCAAATTCCAATTTTAGTCCAAGTGTTGCTCCATCAATTTCACACTTTCTTGCACACCAGGCTAGGTAAATacctaatatattaaaaaaaaaaccaaaacatcttctatattttttttaaaataaaataaataagataatttttatttaaaaaccattAAACCAAAAATTTGTTAGAAACATAatttttatgtaaaaaaaatgtgcattctaattttaaaatttaataattttcttttaaaaaaaatacatatgaattttaatataataaaatattaaaaattctaaattaaaattatgatGTGTCGCAGCTAATATTAGAAATGTAAccgctaataatatttttaattaaaaaaactatcCAAAGTGATATCACTAGCGAGCATGCTTTGTCGCTACTAATAACGACACTTCTAGTCATTGCTGATATAATCGCTCCTCAAAATCATTTTTGTTGTAGTAGTAGGGAATTATTCAGCACTCGTTGAAAGTGTTCTAAAAGAAAAATATGGCTTTGGAACACTATAGTGGCTGGTGGCGTTGGTCATAGTCCACATAAATGTATTTTAGGAAAGTGAAGGCAGTGGTTGCTGAAGGGGCCTAGCTAGCCTAGAAATCAGCCCTCAACAAAGTCCACAATTCCCACCAACTTCACATGAATAATGAAATTGTTGGATATATTCACACTTAATTTATTGAAAATCAGGATTAGGACTAGAGTCATGGGACATgatttatgttttttgttttcaaaattgaaTTTTCATAAATGAgaacaaaaaatagtttttttgtaattttcaaaaAACAACAAATGTTtgattaatgttttctaaaaataactttttagttttatttaaaaatatatatatcttaaataaaaaattaatcaatatatttacaaagagaaaaatcttttaaaattttgtaataaataatgagataaagtaatgtgcaagaaaaaatgatgaaaaataaggagaaattttgaggaagaaaaattgagaagggAGAAATTGATACAAGAAAaattgatgagagagaaaatgacgagatagaaaaaatgaggagagagaaaatgaggatataggaagtgatgagagagaaaataaaaaaaataataagtgaCGATAGAGAAAATAAGGAAATCAAAAGTGATGAGAGCAAAAGTAATGTTAGATAAAGTGATGAGAGAAAAAGTGACGAGAGATAAATtaataagaaagaaaataatatgaaataataataattaaaaatactatttaaaaaaaattgagaattaCTAAAAACAATATTAAACACTCCTAcatgttttcaaaaaataatttttaaattttaaaaatataagtcaatttattttaattaaggaacCAAACACGCGCGTAATCTCATATTCATTGTGGTATTCGATAGCTTCATCTCTAATGGGAAATTTTAATATGTATGCTTGATAaaagttataattacaaaaaaatactaggcatattaaaatttacaaaataatgctaattttttgcacattacccaaaatgcccttttcacttcttcctcattctcatttctctcttctctcttctctcttctctcttccctctctctctcttatttcactctctctcacctcacaacaccaccaccacactaaatattatatttcgaacagattttgacatgatttttaggttttttttgcgattttttttcagatctgaaactctgaaatctgcaaaaaatcgacattgctcgatggtggttcgatggtgctcgatgccagctcgatgagaccttcaaaatcatgatttttcatgaaaaaatgactttgctcgatggtggttcgatagtggctcgatggtgctcgatgccagctcgatgagaccttcaaaatcatgatttttcatgaaaaaatgacttagctcgatggtggttcgatggtagctcgatagtggttcgatag is a window of Humulus lupulus chromosome 4, drHumLupu1.1, whole genome shotgun sequence DNA encoding:
- the LOC133831837 gene encoding uncharacterized protein LOC133831837, which translates into the protein MAVQGLTKKPSDFELAHRSGSLFSTKIQAAQPPQKYKTTKLSTYTGKEDPVGERAANILKHLFPPPKPETKRIITFANQSDYISFRHHIYEKQSGPKSVELKEIGPRFELRLFQIKLGTVDQSEAQTEWVIRPYMNTSKKRKFLGD